The segment aatttttttaaatttttattattttaatttttaattgaaaatctgaataaaacacaaataaaaatcaaaaatttaaaaatattttattttattttttttttttttttattcgatttaattcatttttattttttttaaaaaattaattaaaatatttttttaaattttttttttactttaaaatttaattttattcatttataaattaaataaattcatttaaaaaaattttattaaaaaagtaaaaataaaaatatttttttaattaatattttttttctataatttgaaatttaatttaatttaattcttaattgataaaattctttttaaaaaattattttaaaaaaaaatattttttttaattttttattatatttaatcgctgcatttaaaaattacttcccTACAACTtaaacaacaatttatttaatatctaAAGTTTTACttctcaattatttaattgaaataaaagttctcatataataaataaacttcatgttttttttttgcaagtaaattttattactcgtctattgttattaaaataatacaaaaatcattACAACAATAAAACATGAGTAATTGTCTATTTTTGTGTGCAAACGTgagcttttatttattcatcttTATTCATTACGAGCACAAGCCATGAATACAGTTAAGTTCTATTTATCATGAGATTttgtatcttaaaaaaaataaaattttggttgaaaaattatttttatttaaatcgaaaaattaaaaaagtttaaaaaaaaattttttaacaaatttgataaaaatatttattcagcatttttttctattgacttttttgatctcacaatgcttcaaaaaaaatgcgtCTTTAGtccaaaaactcaaaaaataaaaaaaaaagttgtatactaaataaatgaatatttagatAGTgagattaataaattattggactatttttgcgaaaaaataggataaaaaattaaatgacgtAATGAAGAGTCAAACACCACAcagaattattaaataataaaaaatatgaaaaatgacaatgACACAGGTTTTTAAGTGGTTACGTTAAGTATTTTTTCTAGTAATGAGAAATAAAGTGAATTGGAAATATTAATtacttatataaaaaaaatttgcatttttattcacatttttcgatgattttcagataattttgatgatccaaggatttttttccatttttttccaaaaatttccaaatttctcACCAATACAGTCAAACAAGAACACAAATATTTGGCGGACGACAGTTATCGAAAGTCAGTTGTAATTGACATGTCCTTGAGTGAAGACGTGCATTAACTTTCATCGtcaattccaaaaaaattaaaaactaacccAAATGACAACAAATTCACCTGTCATTCCGTGCCTTTTGCTGACTTTAAGTCGCAGCATTGCCGAAAAAGACCCCAATACTCTTCATATTTTCGAttgtttcgaaaaattgaCGCTTCAATGCCTAACAACGCCGCTTGTGGAGCCATTTTTATCTGAGATTTTGGTTTTTGGCGCGAAAACTGTCGTAAATCTTGATGCCGAGCCCATAATTCGTcacaaaatcttcattttcatgaaaaatttctacgAAAATCACATGGAGATGGTGCTGCGATTGAATCTTTTGGAACAAACGATCAATAATCTCGCTTGGATGTTGTCAACAGtgccaaaaattgaagaaattgacttttttgatCAACCATCAACTTGCGATTTGCCGCCATTTTATTGCGTAAGAGAGATAACGCGTACGATTCTCGCAAAAGTTCCGTTAGATCAGTGGTTTGCGTTGCTGGATTTGATGTTTTGTTGCAATCCAGGCAATATTTATgccaaaattttctattatttttgctttggaTTGTGTGATCAGGTTTTTCCCGCGAATGAAAAGTGGTTAAACAATCCAGACTTGACAGATATCTCTAAAGAAGTGCGAAACGCCGCATTTTTCGCCTTTTGTAACTTGGCAATGCTTTGTCGGGACAAGCCATGGAACGCTTTGAAGGTTATTCCGATACTTTTGACGAAAATCGAAGAGTTGATCAAGAGTGATCAGCAAAAACGAGcggaaatttcaaaagttttcaacGTTCTTGAAGCTTATATCACGGAATTGCACTCTTATTTGCcgtatttgttcattttgatgCCAATTTTGATCAAAGCGATGCATCCGGAGAACTCGTTGCATTTACGTGCGATAGCTTTCAAGGTAGCCGGaaccattttttgtaaagatttGTTCCAAAATGACTCTATCATGACTCCATGGTTGCCAAATCTCGTGGATTTACTGAAAACCGCTTTGACGGATTTCCATATTTCGACTCCAGAtgcgaaaattttgagaaaatttgcaTCTGAGACATTACATTTGCTCATAAGAATCATGTCGGATgaccaaaaaatgaaatttttagccaATTCTGATATGGTCGGGATGGCATTCAAGATGATGCGTTGCGAAAATGAGCCACAAGTGAAAAATTCGGGTTTCATGTTGCTTGAAAGAATCTCCAAAATGCTCCATTTGACGAATATTTCGCAAGAATTTCAATTGTTGTTCAAGCAAATTCTTATCTGGATGAGAAATGaagtgaaaaatgacaaaattacggaaaatgaAAGAGAAATGGCTCTTTACctgttattttttctcgataaTGCTGTCGAATCCAACATTTTAGACGATCAAGAATTCGTGCAAAAGATCAGTTTGCTAATTTTGAAACGTTTTAACATGCACTGTTTCAATTGCGTCTTTCCATGGTTTATCAAAAAGGTTGAGAATGTTGCAAATTCACggacaaatgaaattttgacgaatttcTTCAAGCAACTTGATCAATgcgaaatgcaaaaatttcgaaatatgtCGCCAAAGCATTATGACGCGTTTTTTGAGACTTTTGTATCGATTTTCAAAAAGCGGAAGGAGGTTTTGTTTCCtgtgatggaaaaaattactGCCTTTGGATTGTATGTCATCGAGAAGCAGAAGTATCAAACAGCAGgtgagttgaaaatttaaagaaaattcaaataaaatcaaaatgaaaatcaaaaaaaaaaaatccaaaatttttaaaaatataaaaaaaaagttttaaaaaataaattcagtatagttttatgaaaaatatttttagagaagaaaatttatgttaggtgaaataaatataatttaaaaaatttttttttttgaaaaataatgaaaatactttaaactgtaatttttgatgaaatttttaactttttttatttttgattttaatttaaaattttttgaacttttattttttttaactttaaattttttaatatttttttttggccttaaataaaaaagttatttttttttcgctttcaaAGGAACTCGACgaattattggaaaatttgtgGGAAAAGTGGCTAAACATCATCCTCGCAAATTTGAAGgagctctcaaaatgaattaaaatgttttttttttttgtactttattttcgtatccatatatatttttatatcataATATTCCcatctataaatttattatgcaGACTTCTTAACATTCCTCTCAAAGAACTCTCTATTTCCTGTAAATTTTGGTACTTTAACTCGTTTTTAATCTTATACATTGGCTTCAGAATGTACAAAAACTGAACTTCAATCgtcaataattcaaaataaaggaaaattggCTTCATTTGTAGCATCGCAGAGCAAGTTTCGAGCAACCACTTGAAAATATATGGAAATTCAACTGACAGGAGATCATATATATCTTTTGATAAGGAATCAGGACGATCAATGTAAGTCCAATACTCGAAATTTGGTCGATGGTACGTTACATCGGTGTCAGAATCTGGCTCTGAGTCACTCGAAGACTCgatttctgagaaaaaatcatcttcattTGGTATGTATGATgctcttttctttttcatgatttttttaattttttgttttgagctAATTTCCTTTTGTTTCATCATCGGATCATGTCgcgcttttttaatattggtttctttaagttttgcctctttttttaaattttcaaggtaAGTCTGTTCATCAGTAGAAAATATGTATTCTATTAATTTGGCACTtcgtttgaataattttcgactttttttgtatgtgaTATAGGTCATACTTATGTTGCTTGGAGCCTCAACAGATTTCACTTCAAAtccatttttacgaaattttttcttcaattttgagCCTTTTATGAGGTATTTTATGTTTCGCAGGCGAAaatcttcatttaaaatttcgggAAGAGCAATAGATGATCGCAAAACTTCGAGATTTGTCGTATTTGGAGTCAGCGATGGAGGAAATTCGATTTTTGGACTcggattttttgagttttgctttttttccatGAGTTTTCTTGCAAAATTACGATATTTTAGATGGCGCCTGTCTTCTTTCGATAATTTGTTCATCTCCtctgcatttaattttttttcttttggatGGTAGTTGTAtacattttctttcaaatttgagAAATGAGGAGTTACACGAGAAGAAAGGTAGTCGTTACCCTTATTTTCTGATTGAAAATGCAATTGCCCGTTGTATTTAAGAAGTAACAATTTTCTCGCCTCCAAATATTCGACCCATTCACTCCAAACGAACAATTTACgagatttgatatttttttcttccataaatgcgtttactttttttgcagATGCCGACATTGCTGATTCCGTGACTCCGTTAaggccaaaaattaatttcaacgcGAAAATGATGTACGCCATCGCTCGCCCATCATAATATGGAAGACTCTCAACAACACCTGACGTATATTTTCTTAGCTCAAAATCCGTTGGACAAATGCTGAACAGTCTTTCCACGAATTTGTAAACTTCCTTTGGCAAAGCCAGCTCCGTCACGTATTGTTCGAATAAAATGTACCAATTTGGGGGGTTCAGATAAACTTTGTAAATCACAGAAAATTGATGAAGATATCTACAAAATGTCAAATGCGTTAAGCAACCACAGATACATGTGGCATACAActgattaaaatataatttttcctcTTCACTTAAGTTTTCCGGTAGAAAATGACGACATTCATAATAAGAGAATCTTCCTTCATCAATTGCACGAAGAAAGTCTGATGGTTGAAACGAGGGATATGAGTGGTTAATGGCACAGAATATGATAATAAACAAGACAAGCCTCCCCAATTTGCAAATTCTATATCGGAACTTCTTATTCCTCCGTTTAATCTTTATCAAGCTTTGTGCTTCTgaaattggaattttatttccatgggcttcttcgttttctgataatttccgtttttttgcCATATTAGAAATAACATTATAGTCActgttgagaaaaaacaaaaatctcgtaaaaatttttataacgaagattaaaaaaagacatttcttacgcttgaaaaaatgtatttggCAATTTCGGCAAAACTCTTTCTTGGTCATTATAAAAGGCAGATTCGTGTTTCCTCAGGTAAGCAGTCCATATTTGAAAGGcggttaattttacttttggaTCCAATTGGAAAACTTCGATTGCTTCGTTTACAAGTCCATGTAAAATGTAGTTGAAAGCTTCCCATGAAGTCAATGTGGTTTCGACACTccttaattttgacatttttgtgattaatttgaagataattgaatatttcttgatgaaatttcatttaatttatatttgttttgttattttttatcatcgcacgtttgttattgttttgaatttcaacaTGAGAGATGTCAATATcgagaatttttgttaaaaaacgggtcctataaatgaaaaacgcaccgtaaacaaacaaaaacatcaacaaaactttaaaattcaaaagaaaatcttgaattaaaattaatttattgaaaaaatattaaatgacgAGCTTACCTGCTTGTCGAATCTGTCTCCGTTCCGATgtttccttgaattttttgagcCGCGAAGGCTCTTTAgctgtcaaagaaattttttggattgatgtaagacaaaaaatttatctaaaaaattatttttttaacattttttccttttagatCGAACAAGAGACGGAATTTAAGCTCTGCGAAAGTTGTAACGatgaacttttgaatttttacaaattttatctgaAAGTAAAGGAGAATCAAATAATCTTTAAGGAACGTCAAGCAACGAAAATTAGTGATATTCCTTcagaaaatgaagattttcCTCCAGATTTGGATCCGCAATCCGATTTTGAAGAAGATGTCAAAGCTccttctcaaaaatattccaGCAAAAAGACtcataaatgcaaaatttgtcaTCGGGCGTATTCGACAGCAAATTATCTGGCAAAACacattgaaaaacattttgatcccgttcaaaaaaagaagtttgAAAAGCCAACATATCAACTCGTCTGCGATATTTGCGGTCAAAAGCGGCCTGATCGCGCCAAAATGCGAAGTCACATCGAAACGGTTCACCTGAAACTCAAAGATGCGACATGCCACATTTGCGGCGCCTACTTTCATCGCACCCACATTCAAGCGCATATCAAGAAAATGCATCGCGACAACAAAAAGCGGGAAAAATGCGATGAATGCGGGAAATTTTTCCTCGATTTGAAGCAACACAAGGCACGAAATCACAACGAACAGGCTTccgttttttgtgaaatttgtaaGAAGCCGTTTAAGAATCGaatgttgttgtcgtcgcATCGGTTTAAGAGACATCCGCCTGAGGGGAAGTACGATTGTCATGAGTGTAAGAAGAAATTCACGAATCCCGTGGGTTTGAAGGAGCACAAGGCGGCGCATCATGCCGGCGTTTACTTGTACAATTGTGAATTTTGCGATTACAGAGGAagttacaagaaaaatttgtttgatcaTTGGAAACGGAATCATCGGGAGTACTATGATCATCGGAGGCAGCTGTTTTTGGCGCGACACGATACGGAAATTGCTCCCaatattgatgatttttgaaggttttgcatgaaaaaaaggttaaaaaaaaaattaaaaaatataaaaaaaaatttttttgaacaattaaaataaaaatttaaattaaaatattaaaaaaataaattaattaaaaataaaagaaataatttttttaaattttaatgataaaaaaaggtaagaatttttttaaaaaatttgaaaatgcaaaaaaaaaaattttttaacttttaaaaaaaagaacaaattaaagtaggtaattattttaaaaaaataaattaaattaattattcaaaaaaataaaaataaattaaaaaaaaattgaaaataataaaattaaattttaaaaattaaaataaaaattttaaaaaaatgagtcaaaaaatctaaatagtttttcatgaaaaaaggtaaatttttaaaaaaaaaaataatgaaaaaaaatttttttttttattttcagataaaaaataaatttaaatattaaaaaaaattaataaaaataaataaaatatttaaaaaaataaattttaaaattttaatagaaaatgagaaaaaaatttaaaaataataaaataaaatttttgaaaaatttaaaaaaaaattcaaaaaaaaaattaattaaaaatttctaaaaaatttacatggttttacatgaaaaaaaggtaagaatatttttttaaaaaatttaaaaataagaaaaaaaatttaaacttttaaaataaattatttaaaaaaatcaatttaattaatggttcaaaaaattaaaaatattttttaaaaaattagaaaaatttggaaaataatctaaataatttgtaaaaataaaaaagtgaattaaataaatttaaaaaaattaaataaaaaaatggttaaaaaatctaaataatttttcatgaaaaaaggcaaaataaaaattaattttttatttttttaaagtctacttttgaaaaatttactttttttaaattaaaaataataaaaaaaattaaataaatttttgaaaattaaaaaaattaataaataattttaaaaaaaattaaaataaaaaaaattcaaattgagtaaaaaacttctcaaaaaattaattcaaattttatttttcagaacatTTACGCGTTCGGCGTGTCATAAACTGCCCTCATTTTCGCCTTTTTCGCTTCATACAAGTCATTATGGTACTTTTTCCAATGCGTCTGAATGTTCTTTTTGTGATTTCCGCGATAATCGCACCATTCGCACGAATAAAGGAACCCTCCAATATGCGCCGCTTGCATATGTTCCTTCAATTTCAACGAATTACTGCACTCTTTGCCGCATTCCTTGCACTTGAACTTGCCCGGCGGCGGATGTTTTCGCCAATGATGCACACTGAGCTTCAGCCGATTGTTGAATGTGAGTCCGCAAACGGCGCACGTGAAAATTCCCTCGTTCAAATGGTTCCTTTTATTATGCGCCTTGAGATCGAGGAAGAATTTGTTGCAAATTTCGCACTTGTCTCGCTTTCGGTCTTTGTTATGCTTGAGATTCATGTGTTTCGAGAGATCGTAAAAGTTGATGGAAATCCCACAGTGACTGCAAAGTGTCTCGTGAATCCGCAAATGTTTCTCTTCGATGTGCTTTTTGATGCCATTTCGGGTCTCAAACGTTCGCGAACAAATGTCACAAGTCCAAATTCCgggaaaaagtaattttttcgacaCCGTCGGAGCATGACTTTTCTTCACATGCTGATTTAAGGTCTTCAAACTGTAATATTTGCGCTGACAAATGCTGCAAGTGTGCTCCGAGCTGTGATTACATTCCGGCAAATTCTTTCTCTGATGCTGCAGGAACGAAATtcgactaaaaattaaagaaaattatcaaaatttgacttttaaacacagaaaaatgaaatttttaccttttataaGTCCTTCCGCAGCGACATTTATTGTCCTCTTCATCCCGTTCCCTATCACTTTCTGACTCATTTTGTTCATAATCACATAAAAACAGCGGCGGACCATTTTCTTGCTTGATTTCCGTGTTAATTTCGACCACAAGTTTCTCTGTCACGCACATTGAAGGACTTTCATAGCCATCGATGGTTTCTTCTTTCTTCACAAGAGTCTCATTTTTCATGGAATGCaggaaattttcatattttcggaGATTTTCCTTCGTTTCTGTGTagaatttgtaaaattctttCAACTTTTCCGTACAGgaatcacaaaatttgaacgaaattgcctcatttttagtgaaaaactaaaaaaaaataaagaaaaattaattttttgaagatgaaaaattttaaaaacaaacctTTAACCGGAAAATCTCCTTAATTGCAACTAAATTATCACTCTCGATGCTCAGCAACGATTCCTTGGACTCAAAACAGGCATGACACACCGAATTGTAatccatttttattcaacttttcaatatttattgcaaGAAAGACATTTTTGCAgtgaaaattatgatttttttgtctgaaagtCATCgtctttgactttttttgacttaatcgcattcgaaatttttctcaaatttaatgaaaaaaattttttttgacaaattttaataaaaattttatcatttcaggtcaaattttggaaaaatattgctcAGACAGACAAAATCCATGTTGGAGCTCTTTTCAAATTCATCATGaaatgctcaaaaataaatgtaaacaaacaaatttcagtaaaaatattcGTAGCAGGCCTTTTAAGttcataaataatcaaaaaatggacgaatttaaggaaaaatataaaaattgttgcaaattCTGCTTGACACGGATCACAAACAAGTCCATCGAAATAGGAACGGGCGAACTAAAAGACGTGAATCTCATAAAAACCCTCATGGGAGACGAAATTTTCGCACCAAATGCCGACTTTGCCCAAATTCTCAACAATTCTGTTTGTGCTGAGTGCGCCCATCATCTCACAATCTTCATAAATTTCCGAAATTCGTGCAACGAGCGACTCCATCAGTTCCAAATCGAGTTCAACGAAgctaaaaatgccaaaaaatatgtttgtgaATTTTGTTTCAAGTACTATCCATCGGAAGAGTGTCTCGACATTCACAAGGAATCTCATGCCAGAACGAGTGAAAGCGATAAAAACCAAGAAATGGAAGTTGACGAGTCGTGTGGGCAACTTCCGACCACAGATGACGAGCTTCCAGCTTTCGAAGGATACAAATGTGATGAttgtcaaaggaattttccGCCGGAGGATCAAGCTGTTTATTTAGCGCATTGTCGAAATTTGCAtccgaagaaaattcattgtcCGTATCCTAATTGTTTTGTAACGCCAGCGGAAGATTTGCCTCCGGAAAAGAGAAAAGGAAtggaaaagaggaaaattttcaaaaatttgcattttttggcgAATCATATACAGAAAAATCACTTGaatgttgttaaaattaaaactgaaagtacgataaattaatttttttgataaaaattttgaacttttcctttaattttgaagaaattctaAATCTTGAGggttttacactttttttttcaatattttttaatttctaaatattcaaaagcaataaatttttaaattttaatatttttaattaatttttaataaaaaaaaaatattttaaaattttaatctatttatttaaataaatttttaaaaattttttaaatttaaatttttttttttatttatttttttttacttttaatattttaaagaaattaaatacatattttatttattttagtatttatttaaaaaatttcaaacttttatttcaagtagaatttaactaaatttatcaaaaattaaaaaaaaaaataaatttttaacaaaatttaaaatcttaataaatttttaatatttgaaattaattgattgtaattttttattttattaataatttttgtcaaaaaatttgcaaaatttcacaaaattttattgaaaacggttctaaaaaataaaactcgaaaaaacttCGACAGTTGTATcggcctaaaaattatttttgcgcattgggtaattttttaaatcgataaaattctcaagaaaatgcaagaagaaaaataaatattaaaatgcacAAGATTCTTGTATtgatattaattcaattatttgtcGTGTGTGTCAAAAGTAagttatttttcatcttttaaaagaataaataaataattcatttttaaattcagcaCAACTTCATAAAAACTTGTACTACTATGAAACACTTCACATCGACGATTTCACGCACAAAGTCGTAAAACGCGGAATAAAACATTCTTCAAATCCGTTTAATACCATCAAAGAAGTCGAATTTAAGGCTTTAGGACGACACTTTAGACTAATTCTTCATCCTCACAAAGAAGTTTTGCATCATAACTTTAAGGCTTATGTCGTTAACAGCACGGGCGAGGAACAAATTGTTCATTATggtgagagaaaaattttaaaaaaatattttaatgaaaagaaaaacttaaatttatttaaaattataaaaatgaatattttttttatttttaaaatttattttttttttaaatttaatattttttcaaaaatttttttttatagattacAACAGTTTGTACCGAGGACGTGTTTTTGGCGAAATGAACTCTCATGTTCAAGCGCACATCGATAATGGAGTTCTCACAGCAGTaagatttctttttattttattttttttttattcaaactaaaaaaaaatccaattttagtCAATTATGCTATCCGATGAAACGTATCACATTGAGCCCTCATGGAGACATTTGCCGTATCACGAAAACAAGCATATGGTCGCTTACAAAGCTTCAGATGTAAAATTCAGTTGGGATAATGTTGAAAAAGATATTCCGGCTCCGTTGAAGTGCGGTTTTGTCAAAGAAGGCTTAGAATTGGAAGAACTCGATGACGATGAAGAAAACTCAAATAACATAACGGTTGAGGTTTCTGAGCTAAAAGAACAGGTAAAATCCAGATCTAAGAGACAAACAGACCAATATGAATACACTCCGACGAAAACGAGATGTCCTTTGCTTTTGGTAGCGGATTATCGATTTTTCCAAGAAATGGGAGGAAGTAATACGAAAACTACGATAAATTATTTGGTgagtgatttatttttttttttttattaaattttatttaattgggtTCCatgaaagtcaaaaaaaaaggaaaaaaattaaatataaattttagcaaaaaattagaattttacacaaaaaaatctttaaaaaatgattttttatttatttatttttttgcttaattttttcataatatttaatattaaaagtttcaaaaattaaaaaaaaatatc is part of the Culicoides brevitarsis isolate CSIRO-B50_1 chromosome 3, AGI_CSIRO_Cbre_v1, whole genome shotgun sequence genome and harbors:
- the LOC134835532 gene encoding uncharacterized protein LOC134835532 → MTTNSPVIPCLLLTLSRSIAEKDPNTLHIFDCFEKLTLQCLTTPLVEPFLSEILVFGAKTVVNLDAEPIIRHKIFIFMKNFYENHMEMVLRLNLLEQTINNLAWMLSTVPKIEEIDFFDQPSTCDLPPFYCVREITRTILAKVPLDQWFALLDLMFCCNPGNIYAKIFYYFCFGLCDQVFPANEKWLNNPDLTDISKEVRNAAFFAFCNLAMLCRDKPWNALKVIPILLTKIEELIKSDQQKRAEISKVFNVLEAYITELHSYLPYLFILMPILIKAMHPENSLHLRAIAFKVAGTIFCKDLFQNDSIMTPWLPNLVDLLKTALTDFHISTPDAKILRKFASETLHLLIRIMSDDQKMKFLANSDMVGMAFKMMRCENEPQVKNSGFMLLERISKMLHLTNISQEFQLLFKQILIWMRNEVKNDKITENEREMALYLLFFLDNAVESNILDDQEFVQKISLLILKRFNMHCFNCVFPWFIKKVENVANSRTNEILTNFFKQLDQCEMQKFRNMSPKHYDAFFETFVSIFKKRKEVLFPVMEKITAFGLYVIEKQKYQTAGTRRIIGKFVGKVAKHHPRKFEGALKMN
- the LOC134834551 gene encoding TATA box-binding protein-associated factor RNA polymerase I subunit B-like, translating into MSKLRSVETTLTSWEAFNYILHGLVNEAIEVFQLDPKVKLTAFQIWTAYLRKHESAFYNDQERVLPKLPNTFFQADYNVISNMAKKRKLSENEEAHGNKIPISEAQSLIKIKRRNKKFRYRICKLGRLVLFIIIFCAINHSYPSFQPSDFLRAIDEGRFSYYECRHFLPENLSEEEKLYFNQLYATCICGCLTHLTFCRYLHQFSVIYKVYLNPPNWYILFEQYVTELALPKEVYKFVERLFSICPTDFELRKYTSGVVESLPYYDGRAMAYIIFALKLIFGLNGVTESAMSASAKKVNAFMEEKNIKSRKLFVWSEWVEYLEARKLLLLKYNGQLHFQSENKGNDYLSSRVTPHFSNLKENVYNYHPKEKKLNAEEMNKLSKEDRRHLKYRNFARKLMEKKQNSKNPSPKIEFPPSLTPNTTNLEVLRSSIALPEILNEDFRLRNIKYLIKGSKLKKKFRKNGFEVKSVEAPSNISMTYITYKKSRKLFKRSAKLIEYIFSTDEQTYLENLKKEAKLKETNIKKARHDPMMKQKEISSKQKIKKIMKKKRASYIPNEDDFFSEIESSSDSEPDSDTDVTYHRPNFEYWTYIDRPDSLSKDIYDLLSVEFPYIFKWLLETCSAMLQMKPIFLYFELLTIEVQFLYILKPMYKIKNELKYQNLQEIESSLRGMLRSLHNKFIDGNIMI
- the LOC134834956 gene encoding zinc finger protein 675-like, producing the protein MTSLPACRICLRSDVSLNFLSREGSLAVKEIFWIDIEQETEFKLCESCNDELLNFYKFYLKVKENQIIFKERQATKISDIPSENEDFPPDLDPQSDFEEDVKAPSQKYSSKKTHKCKICHRAYSTANYLAKHIEKHFDPVQKKKFEKPTYQLVCDICGQKRPDRAKMRSHIETVHLKLKDATCHICGAYFHRTHIQAHIKKMHRDNKKREKCDECGKFFLDLKQHKARNHNEQASVFCEICKKPFKNRMLLSSHRFKRHPPEGKYDCHECKKKFTNPVGLKEHKAAHHAGVYLYNCEFCDYRGSYKKNLFDHWKRNHREYYDHRRQLFLARHDTEIAPNIDDF
- the LOC134835533 gene encoding LOW QUALITY PROTEIN: zinc finger protein 91-like (The sequence of the model RefSeq protein was modified relative to this genomic sequence to represent the inferred CDS: substituted 1 base at 1 genomic stop codon), translating into MFRRQNHANKRRQTRAARLKSMIPLDVLAKEYRSAHKPVTVVVKEEDEEEFTDFLESQLPSTKDDIEELSAIIGFEPIQAPIRSSTPLPKPITIKRGRLKKKDAALHPELYQKPPVKHRDATPKYKCSICEKAFVTIAKLEVHHHSHLPKEQRDALKRYHCEYCPRAFREQNKLESHRNFKHFKNYKFICDICGKPFINASELKRHATQSHAEPQPCTICSKQVLNLELHYRDVHENSPKTCGVCNEVLPNQKKLNKHRFKHHPFQIFECEICEKTYSERFCYKKHMNEKHGITIQDDLIYXDTKFKNYLSFVELDLELMESLVARISEIYEDCEMMGALSTNRIVENLGKVGIWCENFVSHEGFYEIHFFTKNEAISFKFCDSCTEKLKEFYKFYTETKENLRKYENFLHSMKNETLVKKEETIDGYESPSMCVTEKLVVEINTEIKQENGPPLFLCDYEQNESESDRERDEEDNKCRCGRTYKSRISFLQHQRKNLPECNHSSEHTCSICQRKYYSLKTLNQHVKKSHAPTVSKKLLFPGIWTCDICSRTFETRNGIKKHIEEKHLRIHETLCSHCGISINFYDLSKHMNLKHNKDRKRDKCEICNKFFLDLKAHNKRNHLNEGIFTCAVCGLTFNNRLKLSVHHWRKHPPPGKFKCKECGKECSNSLKLKEHMQAAHIGGFLYSCEWCDYRGNHKKNIQTHWKKYHNDLYEAKKAKMRAVYDTPNA